One window of the Cryptomeria japonica chromosome 7, Sugi_1.0, whole genome shotgun sequence genome contains the following:
- the LOC131067117 gene encoding disease resistance protein L6-like produces MDQFSIVDMNMAEFTSFRPCSEKIHFSDYTYHVFLSFRGPDVRKSLVDHLFEAFKVAGIHAFLDNERLEKGKIIAMSLQKAIENSAILIPIFSSGYADSAWCLEEVREMWKYRSTRLIIPLFYGVDPSDVRYPEKDNGAFTEAFKRHYSKGRFGSHIIDEWKDALHNVSSLSGWSLDMAAGRIRVGIWGIGGIGKTTLADAIFNEVSSTFQASCFLSDIRGAQERGGIVGLQTQMLRDLSKVDIKVNDINHGKSLLQFHLGSICSLVILDNVDHWKQLDSFALDFCGPGSRAIVATRDCGTLNLSMPIENIYELQGLEQDEALELFSRHAFQKANPDDSHREQSTKIIKASGGVPLTLEVLGAFLFDKKSSDRCWIEAVRMLENVTYPEIFQTLKITYDSLLPSEKDILLDISCFFVGQDTEEPAIFWEELGLNVDTAIHNLQLKLLIKIDKDNKFRMHDLLRDLGRALVADESPGNPGKRSRL; encoded by the exons ATGGATCAGTTTTCCATTGTTGACATGAATATGGCCGAATTCACCAGTTTCAGGCCATGCTCAGAGAAAATTCACTTCTCGGATTACACTTATCATGTTTTCCTTAGCTTTAGAGGGCCTGATGTCCGAAAGTCTCTTGTAGATCATCTCTTTGAAGCTTTCAAAGTCGCTGGAATTCATGCTTTTCTTGACAATGAAAGACTTGAGAAAGGCAAGATTATTGCAATGAGCCTGCAAAAGGCGATCGAGAATAGTGCCATTCTCATTCCAATCTTTTCAAGTGGTTACGCAGATTCTGCTTGGTGTTTGGAAGAGGTGAGGGAAATGTGGAAGTACAGATCCACAAGATTAATTATCCCTCTCTTTTATGGTGTCGATCCCTCAGATGTCCGCTATCCTGAGAAGGATAACGGTGCATTTACAGAGGCATTCAAGAGACATTACAGTAAAGGTAGATTTGGGTCTCACATAATTGACGAATGGAAGGATGCTCTTCATAATGTCTCCTCCCTGTCTGGATGGTCTCTTGACATGGCTGCAGG AAGAATTCGAGTGGGCATTTGGGGCATCGGAGGCATCGGTAAGACCACTCTGGCCGATGCTATTTTCAATGAAGTCTCTTCCACCTTCCAAGCTTCTTGCTTTCTGTCAGACATTAGGGGTGCTCAGGAGCGTGGTGGTATTGTAGGATTACAGACACAAATGTTGAGAGATTTGTCAAAAGTTGATATTAAAGTAAACGACATCAACCATGGCAAATCCCTTCTGCAATTTCATCTGGGTTCCATATGTTCTCTTGTAATCTTAGATAATGTTGACCATTGGAAGCAGTTGGATAGCTTTGCGTTAGATTTCTGTGGACCAGGAAGCAGAGCAATTGTAGCCACACGTGACTGTGGTACCCTCAATTTAAGCATGCCCATTGAAAACATTTACGAACTGCAAGGTCTTGAGCAAGATGAAGCGTTAGAGTTATTTAGCAGGCACGCATTTCAGAAAGCAAACCCAGACGACTCCCACCGAGAACAATCCACAAAGATCATCAAGGCTTCTGGCGGGGTTCCACTTACACTAGAGGTTCTGGGTGCATTTTTATTTGACAAAAAGAGCAGTGATAGATGCTGGATTGAAGCAGTTAGAATGCTTGAGAATGTCACTTATCCAGAGATTTTTCAAACGTTGAAGATCACTTATGACTCTCTTCTGCCGTCGGAGAAAGACATATTGCTAGACATTTCTTGCTTCTTCGTTGGCCAAGATACAGAAGAGCCCGCTATCTTCTGGGAAGAATTGGGGTTAAATGTTGACACAGCCATTCACAATCTTCAGCTTAAATTGCTTATAAAGATTGATAAAGACAATAAGTTCAGAATGCATGATCTTTTACGAGATTTAGGGAGAGCTCTAGTAGCAGATGAATCTCCTGGAAATCCTGGCAAGAGAAGCAGATTGTAG